The Gemmatimonadota bacterium genome has a segment encoding these proteins:
- a CDS encoding MCE family protein, whose translation MTYSKNSLLPDEAKLGMVFLLAIIIFVWGLFYLKEWRVTGDTYLVEVRLSSAVGVKSSDPILVGGVRIGKVEAVTLDDMSPIVTLRVDEPFEIPEDSQVEVISRSVMGEKSINIRKGVSTVMVPPGGTIEGTAAPGISDMFTQVDSVTVNMRDLLKNANILLDPERDKSIKSSLAGVHDLTIELQETLKRESGQINRVVANLDSLVSNVRDLSETERDKVTSTLDNLESTSGRLSTMMDELQSTSTALGNILTRLDRGEGTMGKLLQDDRLYEDAVRVAGKMDRLVTSLDELVVDLKSNPGRYVTVEIF comes from the coding sequence GTGACGTACTCGAAAAACAGCCTGCTGCCCGACGAGGCGAAACTGGGCATGGTCTTCCTCCTGGCGATCATCATTTTCGTCTGGGGCCTCTTCTATCTGAAAGAGTGGCGGGTAACGGGGGATACCTACCTCGTCGAAGTGCGCCTGAGCAGCGCCGTTGGGGTCAAGTCCTCCGATCCGATCCTCGTGGGCGGCGTGCGCATCGGCAAGGTGGAGGCCGTGACGCTCGACGACATGTCGCCCATCGTCACCCTGCGTGTCGACGAGCCCTTCGAGATCCCCGAGGACTCGCAGGTGGAGGTGATCTCACGCAGCGTCATGGGCGAGAAATCCATCAACATCCGCAAGGGCGTCAGCACGGTGATGGTGCCGCCGGGCGGCACGATCGAGGGTACGGCCGCACCGGGGATTTCCGACATGTTCACGCAGGTCGATTCCGTCACTGTGAACATGCGCGACCTGCTCAAAAACGCCAACATCCTCCTGGACCCCGAGCGGGACAAGTCGATCAAGAGCAGCCTGGCAGGCGTGCACGACCTGACCATCGAACTGCAGGAGACCCTGAAACGGGAGAGCGGCCAGATCAATCGGGTCGTGGCGAACCTGGATTCGCTGGTAAGCAACGTGAGGGACCTGAGCGAGACCGAACGGGACAAGGTAACCAGTACGCTGGACAACCTGGAAAGCACGTCGGGCCGGTTGAGCACCATGATGGACGAACTGCAGAGCACGTCCACGGCGCTCGGTAATATCCTTACGCGGCTCGACCGGGGCGAGGGCACGATGGGGAAGCTGCTTCAGGATGACAGGCTGTACGAAGACGCGGTCCGCGTGGCCGGTAAGATGGACCGGCTGGTTACGAGTCTAGACGAACTCGTCGTCGATCTGAAATCCAATCCCGGTCGGTACGTGACGGTCGAGATATTTTAA
- a CDS encoding O-methyltransferase translates to MENRSNNPMPNVLSEALDVYLTELMPDRDEVLTEMEEKAQAERIPIVGPLVGRVLHQMAVLSGAKRVFEMGSAIGYSTIWLARAVGPEGRVYYSDGSEQNAAQARKFIERAGVADRVVIQVGDALELLEQTEGSFDLIFNDVDKHDYPRVFDLALPRVRPGGLLITDNVLWSGRVTEPSDDRWTSAIQEYNRKAYGTGEVWTTIIPLRDGVAVSLKR, encoded by the coding sequence ATGGAAAACAGGAGCAACAACCCCATGCCCAACGTACTATCGGAAGCGCTGGACGTCTACCTGACGGAGTTGATGCCTGACAGGGACGAGGTCCTGACCGAGATGGAAGAGAAGGCGCAGGCGGAGCGGATCCCCATCGTCGGTCCGCTGGTCGGCCGCGTGTTGCACCAGATGGCCGTGCTGAGCGGAGCGAAACGCGTGTTCGAAATGGGCTCAGCCATCGGCTATTCGACCATCTGGCTCGCCCGGGCCGTGGGTCCGGAAGGCCGGGTTTACTACTCCGATGGCAGCGAGCAGAACGCCGCGCAGGCCCGGAAGTTCATCGAGCGTGCCGGTGTGGCGGACCGCGTCGTGATCCAGGTGGGCGACGCGCTGGAACTGCTGGAGCAGACCGAGGGCAGCTTCGACCTGATCTTCAACGATGTGGACAAGCACGACTATCCCCGCGTATTCGACCTGGCGCTGCCGCGCGTCCGGCCGGGCGGCCTGCTGATCACAGACAACGTGCTCTGGAGCGGACGCGTGACCGAGCCGTCCGACGATCGCTGGACCTCGGCCATCCAGGAATACAACCGGAAGGCCTACGGCACCGGCGAGGTCTGGACGACGATCATCCCCTTAAGGGACGGCGTGGCCGTAAGCCTGAAGAGGTAG
- a CDS encoding sugar kinase produces the protein MRISERPSGPPGLPELDIISIGECMIEMFCEGPLATTDTYTRTFAGDTMNMLVAATRLGARTGYVTHVGNDPFQDFLTEAWRSEGIDLRCATPLDRPNGLYFISILPGGEREFTYYRAGSAASFLEPADIDPDYIGSAKVVYASGITQAISKTSRAAVLEAFRIARERNVTTAFDTNLRLGLWSLEEAREALDEIIPHVDILLPSAPEESASLFGTEDARAVIERARERGVAMVAVKCGAEGAVLGLDDGIHEIPAYVPERVSDTSGAGDVFNGGLLYGITQGMDAVESARLGTVMAGLKVRGRGATYSIPSRQEAFGVYEGLRETT, from the coding sequence GTGCGGATATCCGAAAGGCCGTCTGGCCCGCCTGGGCTGCCTGAACTGGACATCATCTCGATCGGCGAGTGCATGATCGAGATGTTCTGCGAAGGTCCCCTCGCCACCACCGACACCTATACCCGTACCTTCGCCGGCGACACCATGAACATGCTCGTGGCGGCCACCCGCCTCGGTGCCAGGACCGGCTACGTCACCCACGTGGGCAACGACCCCTTCCAGGACTTCCTTACCGAAGCGTGGCGGTCGGAGGGCATCGATCTGCGTTGCGCCACCCCCCTGGACCGGCCCAACGGGCTCTACTTCATCTCCATCCTGCCCGGCGGCGAACGGGAGTTCACCTACTACCGGGCGGGCAGCGCCGCGAGCTTCCTTGAGCCGGCCGACATCGACCCGGATTACATCGGCAGCGCGAAAGTCGTCTATGCCAGCGGCATCACCCAGGCCATATCGAAAACCAGCCGGGCAGCCGTGCTGGAAGCCTTTCGGATTGCGCGCGAGCGCAACGTCACGACGGCCTTCGACACCAACCTGAGACTCGGCCTGTGGTCCCTGGAGGAAGCCCGGGAGGCCCTGGACGAGATCATCCCCCACGTGGACATCCTCCTGCCCAGCGCGCCCGAGGAGAGCGCGTCGCTCTTCGGTACGGAGGACGCCCGCGCGGTGATCGAACGGGCCCGTGAGCGGGGCGTGGCCATGGTCGCGGTGAAGTGCGGCGCGGAAGGCGCCGTGCTGGGACTGGACGACGGGATCCACGAAATCCCGGCCTACGTTCCGGAGCGCGTGTCCGACACCTCGGGGGCCGGGGACGTTTTCAACGGCGGCCTGCTGTACGGAATAACCCAGGGCATGGACGCCGTCGAATCCGCCCGGCTGGGTACTGTCATGGCGGGCCTCAAAGTCCGCGGCCGCGGGGCGACCTACTCGATTCCGTCGCGGCAAGAGGCCTTCGGCGTGTACGAGGGGTTACGCGAGACTACGTGA
- a CDS encoding methyltransferase domain-containing protein, which translates to MDMVTQRSPASDWYKTAFRYDYLRVYPHRNDEEARRQVDFLVARLDVPPSCEVLDLGCGDGRHSLELARRGFRVTGVDLSEELLERARRRTADEGLDITFIRGDMRDPPTVRAYDLVVNFFTSFGYFREDGENARVLEAISRALRPGGRFLMDYLNRAYVISTLVPSDRRTVEGMEVEQRRWITGDPSKAGGHVRINKQVRIREDGAERSYDESVRMYTLEELEAMMDRAGLKVTQTYGDFDGRPVSGDAPRNILVGRSESRGDAASHEEKPAMPCP; encoded by the coding sequence ATGGATATGGTTACTCAACGCAGTCCGGCGTCCGACTGGTACAAGACCGCCTTTCGTTACGACTACCTGCGCGTATATCCCCACCGGAACGACGAGGAGGCGCGCCGGCAGGTCGATTTCCTCGTGGCCAGACTGGACGTGCCTCCATCGTGCGAGGTGCTGGACCTGGGTTGCGGCGACGGCCGGCACAGCCTGGAACTTGCCCGGCGCGGCTTCAGGGTAACCGGGGTCGACCTGTCGGAGGAATTGCTGGAACGGGCGCGGCGCCGAACGGCGGACGAGGGGCTGGACATCACGTTCATCCGGGGCGACATGCGCGATCCGCCCACGGTCCGCGCATACGACCTCGTGGTGAACTTCTTCACCAGTTTCGGCTATTTCCGGGAGGACGGCGAGAATGCCCGGGTCCTCGAAGCCATATCGCGGGCGCTGCGTCCCGGCGGACGTTTCCTCATGGACTACCTGAACCGCGCGTACGTCATCTCCACGCTCGTTCCGTCAGACCGCCGAACCGTGGAAGGCATGGAAGTCGAGCAACGCCGCTGGATCACCGGGGACCCGTCGAAGGCGGGCGGGCACGTACGCATCAACAAACAGGTGCGGATCAGGGAAGACGGGGCGGAGAGAAGCTACGACGAGTCCGTGCGAATGTATACCCTGGAAGAGCTCGAGGCCATGATGGACCGGGCCGGACTGAAGGTCACGCAGACTTACGGCGATTTCGACGGCCGTCCGGTCAGCGGTGACGCCCCCCGGAATATCCTGGTGGGCCGATCGGAATCGCGCGGGGATGCCGCATCCCACGAAGAGAAACCCGCAATGCCATGTCCGTAA
- a CDS encoding SAM-dependent chlorinase/fluorinase has product MSVITLLTDFGHRDAFVGIMKGVILGLSPAARIVDLSHDITPQRIEEGAFVLRTAYAYFPEGTVHVAVVDPGVGGARRALIVETSGYRFVGPDNGLFAHVYAKETDLRVVSVTEPRFMRPEISNTFHGRDVFAPVAAHLALGTPVSDFGPEIDDYVTGTVTEPVAHEGGITGRVLHIDRYGNIITDIGDSLFLEKTRKKRFRVRLADLALDRVSPSYDEAAAGASLAILDSAGLLEIAVNGGSAAETLGVSTGDRVDVEVE; this is encoded by the coding sequence ATGTCCGTAATCACGTTGCTAACCGACTTCGGCCACCGCGACGCCTTCGTGGGCATCATGAAGGGGGTCATCCTGGGTCTCTCCCCGGCGGCCCGGATTGTGGACCTGTCCCACGATATTACGCCCCAGCGGATCGAAGAAGGCGCCTTCGTCCTGCGCACCGCCTATGCCTACTTCCCGGAGGGGACGGTGCACGTGGCCGTCGTCGACCCGGGCGTAGGCGGCGCGCGGCGAGCCCTGATCGTGGAAACCTCCGGTTACCGGTTCGTGGGACCGGACAACGGCCTTTTCGCCCACGTGTACGCGAAGGAGACGGATCTCCGGGTCGTTTCAGTGACCGAACCCCGTTTCATGCGGCCGGAAATCAGCAACACGTTCCACGGCCGGGATGTATTCGCGCCGGTGGCCGCCCATCTCGCACTCGGCACGCCCGTTTCGGACTTCGGACCCGAGATCGACGATTACGTCACCGGGACGGTCACCGAACCCGTGGCGCATGAGGGCGGGATCACCGGTCGCGTATTGCATATCGACCGGTATGGGAATATAATAACGGATATCGGCGATTCCCTCTTCCTGGAGAAGACTCGGAAGAAGCGGTTCCGGGTCCGGCTGGCCGACCTGGCGCTGGACCGCGTCAGCCCATCCTACGACGAAGCCGCCGCCGGCGCGTCCCTGGCGATCCTGGACAGCGCGGGACTGCTCGAGATCGCCGTAAACGGCGGCAGCGCGGCCGAGACGCTGGGCGTGTCGACCGGAGACCGCGTGGACGTGGAAGTGGAGTAG
- the acs gene encoding acetate--CoA ligase: protein MSDLYQPNETFRNKAHLTSLDEYRREYERSVADPEAFWAEQAESFHWFRKWDRIRSYNYDMRKGPVSIKWFEGGKTNIVHNCIDRHLETRGDQTAIIWEGNEPGEDGHLTYRELHEQVCKFANVLKSRGVGKGDRVSIYLPMIPELAVAMLACARIGAVHSIVFGGFSADSLSDRIVDSTCTTVITTNGTHRGDKPVFMKPVADEAMASAEKEMGEPVTTCIVVDRVKDDPEFQFPMQEGRDFWWHDLMDRAADDCPCEEMDAEDPLFILYTSGSTGKPKGVQHTVGGYMVYTGVTHRYVFDYHDGDIYFCGADIGWVTGHSYIIYGPLGNGATTIMFEGIPTYPAPDRCWEIIEKYGVNQFYTAPTAIRALAREGEEWAARHPMPTLQLLGTVGEPINPEAWRWYHVNVGKERCPIVDTWWQTETGGIMITPLPGAIPTKPGSATLPFFGVKPVLLDGESGRELEGNGIMGVLAIREPWPGQMRTVYGDHQRFEETYFQQYKGYYFTGDGCRRDEDGYYWITGRVDDVINVSGHRMGTAEVESALVAHGSVAEAAVVGFPHEIKGQGIYAYVTLNVGEEYTEDLRGDLKKQVRSIIGPIATPDVIHWAPALPKTRSGKIMRRILRKIATNELDQIGDTTTLADPAVVDQLIENR, encoded by the coding sequence ATGTCCGACCTGTATCAGCCCAATGAGACCTTTCGCAACAAGGCGCACCTGACGAGCCTGGACGAATACCGGAGGGAATACGAGCGTTCCGTCGCCGACCCGGAGGCCTTCTGGGCCGAGCAGGCGGAATCGTTCCACTGGTTCAGGAAATGGGACCGAATCCGGTCCTACAACTACGATATGCGGAAGGGCCCCGTGTCCATCAAGTGGTTCGAAGGCGGCAAGACCAACATCGTGCATAACTGCATCGACCGCCATCTCGAGACGCGCGGCGACCAGACGGCCATCATCTGGGAAGGCAACGAGCCGGGCGAGGACGGACACCTCACCTACCGTGAACTGCACGAGCAGGTCTGCAAGTTCGCCAACGTGCTCAAGTCGCGGGGCGTCGGGAAGGGCGACCGGGTGTCGATCTACCTCCCCATGATTCCCGAACTGGCCGTCGCCATGCTGGCCTGCGCCCGGATCGGCGCGGTCCATTCCATCGTGTTCGGCGGGTTCTCGGCCGATTCGCTGTCAGACCGTATCGTGGATTCGACCTGCACGACGGTCATCACCACCAACGGGACCCATCGCGGCGACAAGCCGGTCTTCATGAAGCCGGTGGCGGACGAAGCCATGGCCTCGGCGGAGAAGGAGATGGGCGAGCCGGTCACCACCTGCATCGTGGTCGACCGGGTCAAGGACGATCCCGAATTCCAATTCCCCATGCAGGAAGGCCGGGACTTCTGGTGGCATGACCTGATGGACCGGGCCGCCGACGACTGCCCGTGCGAGGAGATGGACGCGGAGGATCCCCTGTTCATTCTCTACACCTCCGGGTCCACGGGCAAGCCGAAGGGCGTGCAGCATACCGTCGGTGGATACATGGTATACACGGGAGTTACCCACCGCTACGTCTTCGATTACCATGACGGCGACATCTATTTCTGCGGCGCGGACATCGGCTGGGTCACGGGACATTCCTATATCATCTACGGCCCCCTGGGCAACGGCGCCACGACGATCATGTTCGAGGGCATTCCGACCTACCCGGCGCCCGACCGCTGCTGGGAGATCATCGAGAAGTACGGCGTCAACCAGTTCTATACGGCGCCGACCGCCATCCGGGCGCTGGCGCGGGAAGGCGAGGAATGGGCGGCCCGGCATCCCATGCCCACGCTCCAGCTCCTGGGCACGGTGGGCGAGCCGATCAATCCCGAGGCCTGGCGGTGGTACCACGTCAACGTGGGCAAGGAGCGGTGCCCCATCGTGGACACGTGGTGGCAGACGGAGACCGGCGGGATCATGATCACTCCGCTGCCGGGCGCCATCCCCACCAAGCCGGGTTCCGCCACCCTGCCCTTCTTCGGTGTGAAGCCCGTGCTGCTGGACGGCGAGAGCGGAAGAGAACTCGAGGGCAACGGCATCATGGGCGTGCTGGCCATCCGGGAGCCCTGGCCCGGGCAGATGCGGACGGTGTACGGAGACCACCAGCGGTTCGAGGAAACCTACTTTCAGCAGTACAAGGGGTATTACTTCACCGGGGACGGCTGCCGCAGGGACGAGGACGGATACTACTGGATCACGGGCCGGGTGGACGATGTCATCAACGTCTCCGGCCACCGGATGGGCACGGCCGAGGTGGAAAGCGCCCTGGTGGCCCACGGCTCGGTGGCCGAAGCGGCCGTGGTCGGGTTCCCCCACGAGATCAAGGGGCAGGGGATATACGCCTACGTGACGCTCAACGTGGGTGAGGAATACACGGAAGACCTGCGCGGCGACCTGAAGAAGCAGGTGCGCTCGATCATCGGTCCTATCGCCACGCCCGACGTGATCCACTGGGCGCCGGCCTTGCCCAAGACGCGCTCCGGCAAGATCATGCGCCGCATCCTGCGGAAGATCGCCACCAACGAGCTGGACCAGATCGGCGATACGACGACCCTGGCGGACCCCGCCGTGGTGGACCAGTTGATCGAGAACAGGTAA
- a CDS encoding glucose 1-dehydrogenase, translated as MADASTHLEKLDQSERADQTAEFAGRTALVTGGSRGIGRSTCRMLAEHGARVAINYARNEEAARAALAMVEEAGAESMIVQADVSSEAGVDRMAAEVRARLGPVDLLVNNAGIAKNQPHSELAFADWKRMFEVNVDGVFLATWAVKDEMIERGFGRIVNVASLAGIILKKDMIHYATTKAAVISLTRHCAEAFAPHNVRVNCVAPGLTDTDLAGSGNPGMIDRLIASTPMGRIAQPGEMASVIRFLLSEDSSFVTGQTVTACGGRS; from the coding sequence ATGGCTGACGCATCGACACATCTCGAAAAGCTCGATCAGTCCGAACGGGCCGATCAGACCGCGGAGTTCGCGGGCCGCACCGCCCTGGTGACCGGCGGTTCCCGGGGGATCGGCCGGTCCACGTGCCGCATGCTGGCCGAACACGGCGCCCGGGTGGCGATCAACTACGCGCGCAACGAGGAAGCGGCAAGAGCGGCTCTCGCCATGGTGGAGGAGGCCGGCGCGGAAAGCATGATCGTACAGGCCGACGTATCATCGGAAGCCGGCGTGGACCGGATGGCCGCGGAGGTACGGGCGCGCCTGGGACCCGTCGACCTGCTGGTGAATAACGCGGGGATCGCGAAGAACCAGCCCCATTCGGAACTCGCCTTCGCGGACTGGAAACGCATGTTCGAGGTGAACGTGGACGGGGTGTTCCTGGCGACCTGGGCGGTGAAGGACGAGATGATCGAACGTGGATTCGGCCGCATCGTCAATGTGGCTTCGCTCGCGGGCATCATCCTGAAGAAGGACATGATCCACTACGCCACGACCAAGGCGGCGGTGATTTCCCTCACGCGGCACTGCGCGGAGGCCTTCGCGCCCCATAACGTCCGCGTAAACTGCGTGGCCCCGGGCCTTACCGATACCGACCTGGCCGGGTCAGGCAATCCGGGCATGATCGACCGGCTCATCGCTTCCACGCCCATGGGCCGCATAGCCCAACCCGGGGAAATGGCCTCCGTGATCCGGTTCCTGCTCTCGGAAGACTCGAGCTTCGTGACCGGCCAGACGGTCACGGCCTGCGGCGGGCGAAGCTAA
- a CDS encoding phytanoyl-CoA dioxygenase family protein translates to MALSAIQTGERFTDEETVHIRRCLQRDGYYAFGRLMEDEEVEALRADMRRKWEDPRMHEPARDQIRGTSLMRMFEYSYAFRDLIVREPFASLAEAILGDDCHCMSQNALYTPSNPAAVEDGPGGWHLDDLVHFPLPDGVPRHDPAVPPPCFILQIFTPLTDVEEVRFGPTQVVPGSHLAGRQPHLPHEQDHPTFDGRGPHSFLVRKGDAYMFNNQIWHRGAPNASDRTRLMAGVTYSKRFIAQKFHPFIDYRMPGHVWAEASPRLQRMLGRHSKGAYG, encoded by the coding sequence ATGGCACTGAGCGCCATTCAGACCGGCGAGCGGTTCACCGACGAGGAGACCGTACATATCCGCCGCTGCTTACAGCGGGACGGCTACTACGCCTTCGGCCGGCTGATGGAAGACGAAGAGGTGGAGGCCCTGCGGGCGGACATGCGGCGCAAGTGGGAAGATCCCCGCATGCACGAACCGGCGCGGGACCAGATCCGCGGCACCAGCCTGATGCGCATGTTCGAGTATTCCTATGCTTTCCGCGACCTCATCGTGCGCGAGCCCTTCGCGAGCCTGGCAGAGGCCATTCTCGGCGACGACTGCCATTGCATGTCCCAGAACGCGCTCTACACGCCGTCCAATCCAGCGGCGGTCGAGGACGGTCCCGGTGGATGGCACCTGGACGACCTGGTCCATTTCCCTCTGCCGGACGGCGTGCCGCGCCACGATCCTGCCGTGCCCCCGCCCTGTTTCATCCTGCAGATCTTCACGCCACTGACCGACGTGGAGGAGGTGCGTTTCGGTCCCACGCAAGTCGTCCCCGGCAGCCATCTCGCGGGACGCCAGCCGCATCTGCCCCATGAGCAGGACCACCCCACATTCGACGGCCGAGGGCCCCACTCATTCCTCGTCCGGAAGGGCGACGCCTACATGTTCAACAACCAGATCTGGCACCGCGGGGCACCGAACGCGTCCGACCGCACCCGGCTGATGGCCGGCGTCACCTACAGCAAGCGGTTCATCGCGCAGAAATTCCACCCCTTCATCGACTATCGCATGCCCGGCCACGTGTGGGCCGAGGCCTCGCCCCGCCTGCAGCGCATGCTGGGCCGGCACAGCAAGGGAGCGTACGGCTGA